GAATCTCGTCGAGCGCCGATTTCTCGCTCATTCGTCACCCTCCGCGGTTCCTGCCGTTTCGTCGGTCGCCTCCGCGTTCGGTCGGCTCCGCCACCGCCGAATTGCTCGGAGCCGGGCGCGTCGAACCGTCTCCCGGGAGCGTCCGCCAACGTCGTAAAGCATCTCTCCGAGCGCGTCGAGGACGTTGGCGACGACGCCGACGGCTGTTCCGAGCACGGCCACCGTGCCGACGATCCATTCGGCGAGGCGCAGGAATTTCGCCGCGCCCGTCACGAGTCGCCGCTCGATGCCGTCACGACCGAACGTCACGTACACCTGCGCGAGAAACACCGGCGTCAACGCGAGGTTCAGCACCGTCGTGTACTCGCCCGAGAGCGTTCCATCGACGGTTCCCTGCGGCGGAATCAGCCCAATGCCGTCGAAGACGACGTGGACGACCGCGCCCGCGACGACTGCGGAGAGAAACAGTGACAGCGAGAGCGCGGCGGCGAGTCGCCAGCCGTAGTACTTGCGATAGAGGTTCACGAGCGGCGGGATGAGCAGATCACCGTAGATGAACGCTAGAATCCCGCCGAACGGCAACCCGTTCGTCCAGAGGACGAGCGCGAACGGGACGTTCCCGACCGAACACATGAACGTGAGAACCCCGATGACGACGCCGAGAACGACGTTGACGACGACGGCCTCGAAACTCCCGTCGGCGCTGAACAGCGCCGTCCACCACGCCGTCGGAACGAACGCGCCGACGAGACCCGCGACGACGAAGCCGACGGCGATGTCGTCCCATAGCATCTCCCAGTCTTTCGTCGTGGCGCTCGCGGCGCTCTTCCATCCGGCACGAGAGAGGACGCGCTCGCCAAGCGAGCTATCGCCTGCGACATCGGTACGCGCCTCGTAGGCGGTGAGACAGCCCTCGCAGCAGAAGACCGCATCGGGAAACGCGTCGACGTACACCGCATCGTCGTCGCCGGCGTCCATACCGCAGGCGGCGCACTCGTCGTCGTCGTGTGCTCGGACGCGTTCGCGCGCGTCCTCGAACCACGATTGGGGGACGACGTACCGGAACGCGGCGACCATCACGGCGACGGCGACGAGGCCGCCGACGTACTCGCCGAGGACGAACTGCCAGCCGAGAAGCACCCATATCACGAGGCCGAGTTCGAAGACGAGGTCGGTGCTCGCGAACATGAACGCAGCGAGCGCGGCGACGCCGGATGCGCCTTTCTTGAACAGTGTGCGAGCGGTGCCGACGGCCGAGTACGAGCAACTCGACGCCGCCGCCCCGAAGGCGGTGCCGAGGGCAGCCTCTCTCCAGCCGTCGTCGCCGAGTATCTCGGTCATCCGCTCTTCGCTGACGAACGCCTCGACGGCCCCCGAGAGGGTGAAGCCGAGGACGAGCGCCCACCACGTCTCCCAGGTCATTCCGACGATGAGTTCTGCTGCTCGAACGGTCTGGTCTCCTATCGACATGAGTTGGCTCT
The sequence above is drawn from the Haloprofundus salinisoli genome and encodes:
- a CDS encoding permease encodes the protein MSIGDQTVRAAELIVGMTWETWWALVLGFTLSGAVEAFVSEERMTEILGDDGWREAALGTAFGAAASSCSYSAVGTARTLFKKGASGVAALAAFMFASTDLVFELGLVIWVLLGWQFVLGEYVGGLVAVAVMVAAFRYVVPQSWFEDARERVRAHDDDECAACGMDAGDDDAVYVDAFPDAVFCCEGCLTAYEARTDVAGDSSLGERVLSRAGWKSAASATTKDWEMLWDDIAVGFVVAGLVGAFVPTAWWTALFSADGSFEAVVVNVVLGVVIGVLTFMCSVGNVPFALVLWTNGLPFGGILAFIYGDLLIPPLVNLYRKYYGWRLAAALSLSLFLSAVVAGAVVHVVFDGIGLIPPQGTVDGTLSGEYTTVLNLALTPVFLAQVYVTFGRDGIERRLVTGAAKFLRLAEWIVGTVAVLGTAVGVVANVLDALGEMLYDVGGRSRETVRRARLRAIRRWRSRPNAEATDETAGTAEGDE